The following proteins are co-located in the Mesorhizobium australicum WSM2073 genome:
- a CDS encoding SDR family NAD(P)-dependent oxidoreductase, giving the protein MNRLNGKTAVITGGATGIGRAAAKRFIEEGAFVFIFGRRQQALDAAVADLGPNARAVKGSVSDEADLDRLYAAVKAERGSLDIVFANAGAGGPLPLGQITAEHIDEAFDTNVKGTIFTVQKALPLMGPGGSIIVTGSSAGTTGAPGFTAYSASKAAVRNLARTWAEDLKGTGIRVNVLSPGATATDLAKEALGEEGQKVFASMTPLQRMADPAEIGAVAAFLASSDSSFMTASEVAVDGGLAQL; this is encoded by the coding sequence ATGAACAGACTGAATGGAAAGACCGCCGTGATCACCGGCGGCGCTACCGGCATCGGCCGCGCCGCTGCAAAGCGCTTCATCGAGGAAGGCGCCTTCGTCTTCATCTTCGGCCGCCGGCAGCAAGCGCTCGACGCCGCTGTGGCGGACCTCGGGCCCAATGCCCGCGCGGTGAAAGGCTCGGTCTCGGATGAGGCCGACCTCGACCGGCTCTACGCTGCGGTGAAGGCCGAACGCGGAAGCCTCGACATCGTCTTCGCCAATGCCGGGGCTGGAGGCCCGCTTCCGCTCGGCCAGATCACCGCCGAGCACATTGACGAAGCCTTCGACACCAATGTGAAGGGTACGATCTTCACGGTCCAGAAGGCGCTGCCGCTGATGGGCCCAGGGGGTTCGATCATCGTGACCGGATCGAGCGCCGGCACCACGGGCGCCCCGGGGTTCACTGCCTACAGCGCGAGCAAGGCGGCAGTGCGCAACCTCGCGCGGACCTGGGCGGAGGACCTGAAGGGCACCGGTATCCGCGTAAACGTGCTGTCGCCCGGGGCGACCGCGACCGACCTCGCAAAGGAAGCGCTGGGCGAGGAAGGACAGAAGGTCTTCGCCTCGATGACTCCGCTCCAGCGCATGGCCGATCCGGCGGAAATCGGGGCGGTGGCTGCCTTTCTCGCGTCGTCGGACAGCAGCTTCATGACCGCCAGCGAGGTCGCCGTTGATGGCGGCCTGGCGCAACTCTGA
- a CDS encoding SDR family NAD(P)-dependent oxidoreductase: protein MKKLENKVAVITGGSSGIGLATAKRFVEEGAHVVITGRREKELKEAAAFIERNVTTVAGDVSRLEDLDRVYAVVKEKHGHIDILFANAGAGTIAPLAAATEAHFDQTFDVNVKGLFFTVQKALPLFSNGGSIILTSSVSNVLGLPGFSAYAASKAAVRNFARAWTLELKDRKIRVNSMSPGPIETPALATTTGLTPEQAEQAAAQFASQIPMGRRGKPEEIAAAVTFLASDESSYITGVDFAVDGGMAQV, encoded by the coding sequence ATGAAAAAGTTAGAAAATAAGGTCGCCGTCATCACCGGCGGAAGCAGCGGGATCGGCTTGGCGACAGCCAAGCGCTTCGTTGAAGAAGGCGCGCACGTCGTGATCACCGGGCGACGAGAGAAAGAGCTGAAGGAGGCCGCGGCCTTCATCGAGAGAAACGTTACGACGGTCGCAGGCGACGTGTCGCGCTTGGAGGATCTGGACCGGGTCTATGCCGTCGTGAAAGAGAAACACGGCCACATCGACATTCTCTTCGCGAACGCAGGCGCAGGGACAATCGCACCGCTCGCGGCAGCGACTGAGGCCCATTTTGACCAAACCTTCGATGTGAATGTGAAGGGGTTGTTTTTCACGGTACAGAAGGCGCTTCCACTATTCAGTAACGGCGGTTCGATCATCCTGACCTCTTCGGTCTCCAACGTGTTGGGGCTGCCAGGGTTCAGCGCCTACGCAGCGAGTAAAGCGGCGGTGCGAAACTTCGCGCGCGCTTGGACACTGGAGCTGAAAGATCGCAAAATTCGCGTGAATTCAATGAGTCCCGGACCAATCGAGACCCCGGCATTGGCGACAACGACGGGCCTTACCCCCGAGCAAGCCGAGCAAGCGGCCGCCCAGTTTGCTTCACAGATCCCAATGGGTCGCAGGGGCAAGCCAGAGGAAATCGCGGCTGCCGTCACGTTCCTTGCATCTGACGAAAGCTCTTACATCACCGGCGTAGATTTCGCCGTTGATGGAGGCATGGCCCAGGTCTGA
- a CDS encoding NADPH-dependent F420 reductase, whose amino-acid sequence MSYTIIGFGNVGRALAKAFARKGIEVSVATTRDPESFAADAAAIGPTIIPKKLADAVKADIIFLAVRFESHPDVAKALSTWKGKTIVDVTNAYGVPPEKLGGQPSSKFIAQAFPGGRLVKGFNHLGAATLEQDPAVHGGRRVVFLASDDDAAAAEIGTLAENLGFSPIKLGGLSEGGLLVQARGNSWGHLIFKDLVKFDR is encoded by the coding sequence ATGAGCTACACAATTATCGGCTTCGGCAATGTTGGCCGAGCCCTCGCCAAGGCATTTGCTCGCAAGGGCATCGAGGTATCCGTCGCGACCACGCGCGACCCGGAAAGCTTTGCCGCGGACGCGGCCGCGATCGGGCCTACGATCATCCCCAAAAAGCTGGCGGACGCGGTCAAGGCGGACATCATCTTTTTGGCAGTCCGTTTCGAGTCCCATCCGGATGTCGCGAAGGCGCTGTCCACCTGGAAGGGGAAGACCATCGTCGATGTGACCAATGCCTACGGCGTACCCCCTGAGAAGCTGGGAGGACAGCCTTCTTCCAAGTTCATCGCGCAGGCTTTCCCCGGTGGACGACTGGTCAAGGGCTTCAACCATTTGGGCGCTGCCACCCTTGAGCAAGATCCAGCAGTGCATGGCGGCAGGAGAGTCGTGTTCCTGGCGAGCGACGATGACGCTGCCGCAGCGGAGATTGGTACGCTCGCGGAAAATCTCGGCTTCTCGCCGATCAAACTTGGCGGGCTTTCGGAAGGTGGGCTGCTGGTCCAGGCGCGCGGAAATAGCTGGGGTCATCTGATCTTTAAGGACCTGGTCAAGTTCGACCGATGA
- a CDS encoding class I SAM-dependent methyltransferase codes for MYDQSKLSELIRFARADAGFTVIDVYPGDGDWTRVFSDIVGPQGRVYSFVPAEVAHFKDDPVGRMRTLAKEPGRENVEAVSADLVAMPEVTQPADVIWLHLFYHDLHTALIQAGGATAADFNQAVYERLKPGGSYVIVDHAAAVGAGTSEAQSLHRIEPASVREEVEAAGFILDAESTMLANKDDPHSSKVFDPSIKGKTDHFAFRFLRP; via the coding sequence ATGTACGACCAATCCAAGCTATCCGAGTTGATCCGGTTCGCACGCGCGGATGCGGGCTTCACCGTCATCGACGTCTACCCGGGCGACGGCGACTGGACCCGCGTCTTCTCAGACATCGTGGGACCCCAAGGACGTGTCTACAGCTTCGTGCCGGCCGAAGTCGCCCACTTCAAGGACGATCCGGTCGGCCGCATGCGGACGCTCGCGAAGGAGCCGGGCCGAGAGAACGTCGAAGCCGTCTCGGCGGACCTTGTGGCGATGCCGGAGGTCACGCAGCCAGCGGATGTTATATGGCTGCATCTGTTCTATCACGATCTCCACACCGCTCTGATTCAAGCCGGGGGCGCGACGGCGGCCGACTTCAATCAAGCCGTCTACGAGCGGCTGAAGCCCGGTGGTTCCTACGTTATCGTGGACCACGCCGCCGCCGTTGGGGCCGGCACGAGCGAGGCACAGTCGCTACATCGGATCGAGCCTGCATCCGTTCGCGAGGAGGTGGAGGCGGCCGGTTTCATCCTGGACGCGGAAAGCACCATGCTGGCGAACAAGGACGATCCGCACTCGAGCAAGGTGTTCGATCCTTCGATCAAGGGCAAGACCGATCACTTCGCCTTTCGGTTCCTGAGGCCCTGA
- a CDS encoding ribonuclease Z: MTFKLIFLGTSASVPSAERNHPALLVEAGSQRVLVDCGEGTQRQLLRSGAGFRRLDRLLLTHAHFDHVLGIPGLFSTLRLRQSKNHVTIYGSADTLDVVARMLAGLWGEGRAPIPLQLVPLAPGRVFEVDEFTVDCFQVRHRDTDSYGFVFETPARRHLRSDRLAALGVPDGPIRKDLAEGRSISLPDGRTIAPEAVLGPPEAGKKLVIVGDAETTDGLADKVSGADLLVIEATFLQRDAAMARDYGHLTAAEAASLAATSDVKQLVLTHISGRYYDEEILAEAVQAFANSLIATDFTTLTV; the protein is encoded by the coding sequence ATGACCTTCAAGCTTATCTTCCTCGGGACCTCGGCCAGCGTGCCCTCGGCCGAGCGCAATCACCCGGCGCTGCTCGTTGAAGCCGGCAGTCAACGGGTGCTGGTCGATTGCGGGGAAGGCACCCAGCGTCAGCTTCTGCGCAGCGGCGCCGGATTCAGGCGACTTGATCGCCTGCTCCTCACGCACGCGCATTTCGACCACGTGCTCGGGATTCCAGGCTTGTTCTCGACGCTTCGGCTCCGGCAGAGCAAGAACCATGTGACCATTTATGGTAGCGCAGACACTCTTGACGTCGTCGCCCGCATGCTCGCTGGCCTTTGGGGTGAGGGACGCGCGCCGATCCCGCTGCAACTCGTGCCGCTTGCCCCCGGACGCGTGTTCGAGGTGGATGAGTTCACCGTCGATTGCTTTCAAGTTCGCCATCGCGACACCGACAGCTATGGCTTCGTCTTCGAGACGCCGGCGCGTCGTCACCTCCGTTCGGACCGCTTGGCAGCTCTCGGTGTGCCAGACGGTCCGATCCGGAAAGATTTGGCCGAAGGCCGCTCAATTTCTCTTCCCGACGGCCGAACGATTGCTCCCGAAGCAGTCCTCGGACCACCCGAGGCTGGCAAGAAGCTGGTCATTGTAGGCGACGCCGAAACCACTGATGGATTGGCCGACAAGGTGAGCGGCGCCGACCTGCTTGTCATCGAAGCCACATTCCTGCAACGAGATGCAGCGATGGCGCGCGACTACGGACATCTGACAGCCGCGGAGGCAGCATCGCTGGCAGCGACCAGCGATGTAAAGCAGCTCGTTCTTACGCACATCTCCGGCCGCTATTACGACGAAGAAATTCTCGCGGAAGCCGTTCAGGCGTTTGCGAACAGCCTTATCGCAACGGATTTCACCACCCTCACCGTTTAG
- a CDS encoding metallophosphoesterase family protein, producing MTFRIGVISDTHGLLRPEAAHCLAGVDHIIHGGDIGSPEIITALRCIAPVTAIRGNVDTGGWALPYAETELVRLAGRAIYVLHDLKTLQIDPVAHGIDLIVSGHSHVPGMETVDGVLYLNPGSAGPRRFKLPVTLATVDITRDSIEPSILSLASG from the coding sequence ATGACATTCAGAATTGGCGTCATCTCGGACACGCACGGCTTGCTGAGGCCGGAGGCGGCGCATTGCCTGGCCGGGGTCGACCACATCATTCATGGAGGGGACATCGGTAGCCCTGAGATCATCACGGCGCTTCGCTGTATCGCGCCGGTTACCGCGATCAGAGGAAACGTAGACACCGGTGGCTGGGCGCTGCCATACGCGGAAACCGAGCTCGTACGTCTTGCCGGGCGAGCAATCTACGTGCTTCATGATCTCAAGACGCTGCAGATCGACCCGGTTGCTCACGGCATCGACTTGATCGTGTCCGGTCACTCGCATGTGCCGGGGATGGAGACAGTGGATGGCGTGCTTTATTTGAATCCGGGCAGCGCTGGCCCGCGACGGTTTAAGCTGCCTGTCACCCTTGCGACGGTCGACATCACTCGAGACAGCATAGAGCCTTCGATATTGAGCTTGGCAAGCGGCTGA
- a CDS encoding HlyD family type I secretion periplasmic adaptor subunit — MSDSALTYHSLPGESGILAPDSIRVPAYIGLLIIMAFFGIFGGWAAFAPLNGAVLADAIVKVEGNRKSVQHFDGGTVKEIRVKDGDVVRKGDIMLKLDDTRIRSEFNLYAQQYALLRATDARIRAELDGSQAVAFPKDILKEHQDYLKDAMANQIADLESQRASMAGARQILERRIAELEEQIRGKQSRVESYRAQLKSTIGEKASLSKLLKAGLTTRPRVLELERSASDLQGLIDDNLGAIGGTQQSKAELESQIAQLTNERRTKLSAMLIDTQSNLSDLIPKMFAAQAAMDRAEVRAPYDGQVMDLSVFSIGAIVAPGQTILDIVPTENSLIVQAQVRVEDISNLRPDMAAEVRFTSYKQRSIPIIHGRVARISADRITDTKTGFPYYLADVAVDPVELAAAPQIALYPGMPASVMIVTEQRTALDYILGPLVVSFHSAFRQK, encoded by the coding sequence ATGAGCGACAGTGCCCTCACTTACCATAGCCTGCCTGGCGAGTCGGGCATCCTGGCTCCGGATTCCATCCGGGTGCCGGCCTATATTGGCCTGCTGATCATAATGGCCTTTTTCGGCATTTTCGGCGGCTGGGCGGCCTTTGCCCCTCTGAACGGTGCCGTGCTCGCCGATGCCATCGTCAAGGTGGAAGGCAATCGCAAGAGCGTCCAGCACTTCGACGGCGGTACGGTGAAGGAGATCCGCGTTAAGGATGGCGACGTCGTCAGGAAGGGCGACATAATGCTGAAGCTGGATGACACCAGGATTCGGTCCGAGTTCAATCTCTATGCCCAGCAATATGCACTGTTGCGCGCAACCGATGCCAGGATCCGAGCCGAATTGGACGGCAGCCAGGCGGTTGCCTTTCCCAAGGACATCCTCAAGGAGCACCAGGACTACCTCAAGGACGCAATGGCAAACCAGATCGCCGATCTGGAAAGCCAACGCGCCTCGATGGCCGGCGCAAGGCAGATCCTCGAGCGGCGCATTGCCGAGCTCGAGGAGCAGATACGGGGCAAGCAGTCTCGGGTCGAATCCTACCGGGCCCAGCTCAAATCGACGATCGGCGAGAAGGCCAGCCTGTCGAAGCTGCTCAAGGCCGGTTTGACGACCCGACCACGCGTCCTGGAACTGGAAAGGTCGGCCTCGGATTTGCAGGGCTTGATCGATGATAATCTCGGCGCCATCGGCGGCACCCAACAGAGCAAAGCTGAGCTCGAGAGCCAGATCGCACAATTGACCAATGAGCGCCGGACCAAATTGTCGGCCATGCTGATCGATACGCAATCGAACCTGTCCGACCTCATACCCAAGATGTTCGCCGCCCAGGCCGCCATGGACCGGGCCGAAGTGCGTGCACCCTATGATGGCCAAGTGATGGATCTCAGCGTTTTCTCGATCGGTGCGATCGTGGCGCCGGGCCAGACCATCCTTGACATCGTGCCGACCGAGAATTCACTGATCGTCCAGGCACAGGTTCGCGTCGAGGATATATCGAACCTGCGTCCCGACATGGCCGCCGAAGTTCGTTTCACATCATACAAGCAGCGTTCGATACCCATAATTCATGGACGCGTCGCCCGCATTTCGGCGGATCGCATTACCGACACTAAGACCGGCTTTCCCTATTACCTCGCGGACGTAGCGGTCGATCCCGTGGAATTGGCGGCCGCCCCACAGATCGCGCTTTATCCGGGCATGCCGGCGTCAGTCATGATCGTTACCGAGCAACGCACGGCGCTCGACTACATTCTAGGCCCGCTGGTTGTGTCGTTCCACTCAGCGTTTCGCCAGAAATGA
- a CDS encoding type I secretion system permease/ATPase encodes MDSKSRIVKDALRACRRYFLVAAAFSLAINLLYLASPLYMLQIYDRVVTSGSETTLVMLTLVLLAAFLSLAGLDLVRAWILTRASARLDRLLSAKILAASVEAPSPGSSPSQPIRDFDTFRQVITGSGIHALFDLPWSPIYIGIIFLLHPWLGFFALGCSLLLIGMAVLNEYLVRSPLKQANELATNNYNFTEMSLRNSEVVRAMGMIDGLIRRWGRDRNLALRRQAEASDRAALMSGLIRFLRLTMQSLILGLGAYLVIERQITGGTMFAASLLLGRGLQPVEQIVGLWRSLILARAALARVERLVDGGARNERAFNLPKPSGMISVEQVSFAIQSQQKVLLRDVSFRLEAGEALGIVGPSGAGKSTLARHLAGVMQPSRGTVRLDGADLSQWGHDALGDHIGYLPQDIELFSDTVAANIGRFKTNVDQEVIEAARLAGVHEMIIRLPQGYETQIGEGGAVLSGGYRQRIALARAVFGTPKLIILDEPSSNLDADGDRALSDCAIELKRRGSTVIIVSHRPSTLANVDKILLLRDGAVEAFGMRNEIVALLNQRAAPMAVATQ; translated from the coding sequence GTGGATAGCAAGTCTCGAATTGTGAAGGATGCGCTTCGGGCATGCCGCCGCTATTTCCTGGTTGCGGCGGCATTCAGCCTCGCGATCAACCTGCTCTACCTCGCTTCCCCCCTCTACATGCTGCAGATCTACGACCGGGTTGTCACCAGCGGCAGCGAAACCACGCTCGTGATGCTGACCCTGGTGTTGCTGGCAGCCTTCCTTTCGCTGGCGGGTCTCGACCTGGTTCGCGCCTGGATCCTGACGCGTGCCAGCGCCCGGCTCGACCGTCTGCTTTCGGCAAAGATCCTCGCCGCGTCCGTCGAGGCCCCATCGCCCGGCTCCTCGCCGAGCCAGCCGATCCGCGACTTCGATACGTTCAGGCAGGTCATCACCGGCAGTGGCATCCACGCTTTGTTCGATCTGCCATGGTCGCCCATCTACATCGGCATCATCTTCCTGCTGCATCCGTGGCTTGGCTTCTTCGCACTGGGCTGCTCGCTGCTCCTGATCGGCATGGCCGTGCTCAACGAGTATCTCGTGCGCTCGCCGCTGAAGCAGGCCAACGAGCTGGCGACGAACAACTATAACTTCACCGAGATGAGCCTAAGGAACTCCGAAGTCGTTCGCGCCATGGGGATGATCGACGGTCTCATCCGCCGCTGGGGGCGCGACCGCAACCTCGCGCTGCGGCGCCAGGCGGAGGCAAGCGACCGTGCCGCCTTGATGTCGGGCCTCATCCGGTTCCTGCGGCTCACCATGCAATCGCTGATCCTCGGCCTCGGCGCCTATCTGGTCATCGAACGGCAGATTACCGGCGGCACCATGTTCGCGGCGAGCCTCCTGCTGGGCAGGGGGTTGCAGCCTGTCGAGCAGATCGTCGGCCTCTGGCGCAGCCTGATCCTGGCGCGGGCAGCGTTGGCAAGGGTCGAGAGGCTGGTCGACGGGGGCGCGCGCAACGAAAGAGCGTTCAACCTGCCGAAGCCCAGCGGCATGATTTCCGTCGAGCAGGTAAGCTTTGCAATTCAAAGCCAGCAGAAAGTGCTTCTGCGCGACGTGTCGTTTCGGTTGGAAGCAGGCGAGGCGCTCGGAATCGTTGGCCCTTCCGGTGCCGGCAAGTCGACCCTGGCGCGCCACCTTGCCGGCGTCATGCAACCCAGTCGCGGCACAGTCAGGCTAGACGGCGCCGACCTGTCGCAATGGGGGCACGACGCATTAGGTGATCACATCGGCTACCTGCCGCAAGATATCGAACTCTTCTCCGATACCGTCGCCGCCAACATCGGACGCTTCAAGACCAATGTCGACCAGGAGGTGATCGAGGCCGCGCGGCTCGCCGGCGTACACGAGATGATTATCCGACTGCCGCAGGGCTACGAGACGCAGATCGGGGAGGGCGGCGCCGTGCTGTCGGGAGGATATCGGCAACGGATTGCTCTTGCCCGGGCGGTGTTTGGAACGCCGAAACTGATCATTCTCGACGAGCCGAGTTCCAATCTCGACGCCGATGGCGATCGCGCGCTGAGCGACTGCGCGATCGAGCTCAAGCGCCGCGGCAGCACTGTTATCATCGTCTCGCACCGGCCCTCGACCTTGGCGAATGTCGACAAGATCCTGCTGTTGCGCGATGGCGCCGTCGAGGCGTTCGGCATGAGAAACGAGATCGTGGCGCTGCTCAACCAGCGCGCGGCTCCAATGGCGGTGGCGACCCAATGA